CAAGCACAAAGCTGAATCAAACACATTGTACTTAATTATCTACGTCTTATTATGCTTTTTCTAACCATTCCCTGGGAGTCAACTTAGTGGGAGGAGTTTATTAAACTTAGTTCTAGTCTATTCCTTTCAAAGGGATCCCTACTCAGAGCTTTAGTAAAAATATCAGCAATTTGATCTTGAATTTTACAGAAGTTAAATGAGATATTCCCTTTTTCAATATTGTCTCTGAGAAAGTGATGTCTAATGTCAATGTTCTTGGTTATCTTGTGCTAACATGGTTTTCTAGTAATATTTatggcactagtgttatcacagaaaataAGAACACAATCAACAAAAATATCATAGTCTCTTAGTTGTTGTCTTATCCGTAGTAACTAAGCACAGCATGATGCTTCTGCCacatattcagcttcagctgTAGCTAAAGCCACTGAGTTTGCTTCTTGGTTCCCCAAGACACTAGAGAAGAACCTAGAAAATGAGCTATTCCTAAAGTGTTTTTCCTATCAACATGAAAACCTACATAGTCAGCATCAACATAACCAACTAGATCAAAGCTATATCCTCTGGGATACCATAGACAGAGGTCAGGGGTCCCCTTGAGATATCGTAGTATTCGTTTGGCATCCTTTAGGTGAGATTCTTTGGTATTTTCCTAAAATCTTGCACATAATCCCACACTAAACCTACTTGTTGTGAGGTACAACAGTGACCCGATCATTCCTTTATATAGCTTCTGTTCCACACTCTTCCCTTCTTCATCAAGGTCCGGCTTTGTTGCAATGGCAATGGGGGTATCAATAGACTTAGAAGAGTCCATGTTGAATTTCCTCAACAACTCTTTGATATATTTCTGCTGATGTATCATGGTTCTAGTAGGTGTTTGCTTAATTTGCAGACCCAAAAAGAAGTTCAAttcacccatcatgctcatttcgaaCTCATTTCCCATCATCTCAGCAAATTCCTTGCACATTGCTTCATTGGCGGCCCTGAagatatcatccacatatacttgCACAATCAGAATATTCTTCCCTTTGATCCTCAGAAATAGAGCGTTGTCAACTTTTCCTCTTACAAAGTTGTTGTTTAAGAGGAATTTTGAAAGCTTTTCATACCAAGCTCTAGGGGCCTGTTTCAGACCATAAAGAGCTTTATCCAGTTTTAACACATAGTTAGGAAATTCTTCACTTTCAAATCCAGAaggttgtttgacaaacactTCCTCCTTCAGGTACCCATTCAAAAAGGCACTCTTTATGTCCATCTAATATAAAGTGAATTCCATGTGGGCAGCAAAGGCTATCGGCATACTTATAGCCTTCATTCTAGCTACAAGTGCAAATGTCTCATTATAGTCAATGCCCTCCTCTTAGTTGTATCTTTGAACTACCAGTGTGGCCTGGTTCCTTGTAATATTTACTTGTTCATCCAACTTATTTCTGAACACCCATCTGGTACCTATGACAGTTCTGTTCTTAGGTTTTTGTACCAGGTGTCAGACCTTGcttctctcaaactgatttaGCTCTTCTTGCATCTATGATCCAATCTAGATCTTTTAGAGCTTCTTTAATAGTTTTAGGTTCAACCTATGAGAGGAATGTTGTGAGTGCACATAGATTTCTTAGAGAAGACCTGGTTTGCACCATTGCATTTGGATCAGAGATGATATTCTCAAGAGGATGTGAGATTTGATGTTTCCATGGTCTAATCTGTATACCCAGAGAAGACTCACCCGAAGAGTGAGCCAAAGGAACAGGTTTTGTAGGTGTGGCTTcattattctgatcagcagttaGAGTAGCTCTTTTTTCTTCTGATTCCTCATTATCATTGTCAATTTCCTTGTGGTTTTCATATCCATCTTCATCAGATTCCTATGTATCTCCATCACCAGGGAATCCTATGTCATAATATTCATCCTACGGATCTTTCTCATCAAAATTGTTAGATTCATCATAAATAACATGAATATTTTCTTCCACACACATAATTTTTTATTAAACCCCTTATATGCCTTACTATGTGGAGAACAACCCAAGAAAATTCCATCATCACTTGTGTCATCAAATTTACCTAGAGCCTCTTTCCCATTAGTGTGCACAAAACCTTTGCACCCAAAGGCTCTTAGGTGAGTGATGTTGGGTTTTCTACCTagaagtaactcatagggagttttTTCAAGAATGGGTCTGACCATGAATCTATTTAGCAGATAGCAAGCAGTATTGATTGCCTCAGCCCAGAAATTCTTAGGAAGTCCACTGGCAATCGACATGGTCCTTCCCATGTCCTCTAATGatctattctttctttctttctacaACCCCATTTTTTGTGGAGTTCTAGGTGTAGAGAAATTATGGTCAATGCTATGTGAGCCACAGAACTCAaggaattttgaatttttaaattCAGTTCCATGGTTAGTTATTATACTTAAAACATTACACCCTAGCTTTTGTTGGATCATTCTGACAAAAACACGGAAAATATCAAAGGTTTCATTTTTGGATCCCAaaaatagagttcaggtataccTGGAGAagtcatcaacaataacaaacacATACATCTTACCTCCTTTGCTCCTTATTCTCATTGGCCCACATATATCCATATGAAGAAGTTCTAAAGGTTTGGAGGTACTTACAAACTTCTTAGATTTAAAGAATGACCTAACATGTTTCCCTCTAACATAGCATCGCATACCTTGTCAGATGTGAACTCAATTTTAGGTAACCCAAGGACCAAGTCCTTTGCAACCAACTTGTTGAATTGGGAGAGACTGGCATGTCCATGTCTTCTATACCATAGTAGTGGATAATCTTCCACTACACTCAAGCATGTGTTCTCACTTTGGAGAAGTGACATAATCGATATCTTGTTGACATTGTTATGTCTCTTGCCTTTTAGCACAATTTTATCAGTATCAAGCTTAGTGACAGTGCATATTTTGGAATTGAATTTTACCTCATTTCCTTTGTCGCACATTTGAGAGATACTAAGAAGACTATGTTTAAGACCTACCACATAATACACATCTTCTATAGCATGAGCCAGTGACTTGCCAATCTTGTCAATACCTGTTATCTGGCCCTTTTTCCCATTTCCAAATGATACACTCCCTCCTAGGAAGGATGTCAATGAGAGGATGTTTTTTTTTCTCCAGTCATATGTCTTGAGAATCCACTGTCTAGATACCAGTCCTGATTGTTTACTCTTCCCTTAGCATGCACCAAAATTCACAAGTTAGTTTTGGGAACCCAGACTAGATTGGGTCTCTTTTTGTTTGAAAAGGGATGAATCAAATCTCTTCTTGCCCATAAGGGGAGAAGATTAGAAGCTATTTTCTTGTTAACCTTAATCCACTTAGTATGGATAGGAGGATTAACCTTTGGGTCCTCTTGCTTCTTCACATTTTTAGCAATACCAAAGGTGTTTCTAAACTGAGCATGAATTAAGGTAGAACAAGTGTCTCTAAAGTGTCCTACTCTTCCACAATTAGTGTACATTTTATTATCATAAATTGCTACATACTTTGGATCAAACTCAGGGACATGTTTTCTATTGCCAATTCTAGATTTGTTAGAGCTACAATTTTCATTCTGCCAATTCAAGGCATCAGAAGACATATGTCATTTGCTTAGTCTAGAGAGTTCATAATTAGCTTTTTTTAGGTTTTCATGTAGGACTTTATTTCTAAATTAAGCATCACAAAGATTACCATTAGTAATTTTTAATTCCTTTTTAAGATTATCCTGCAGATCACCCATATTTTGTTTGCCATGTGTATCAGGAGACTTCTCATTCTCAGAAGTAAGTTCAAGAACCTTGTTCTTAAGGTCTTTGACTTGTTTATCTAAACTAGATTTGTCATATTCAAGCTCTTTGATATCAAGTTTGATACAATAAAGTCTTCTTATTAGCTGATCATTTCCATTACTCATTTTATCCATTTCATTCATTACGGTCACAATTATGGCCATCAGTTGTTTTTTGGACATAGCATGAATATTTTCTTTCAAGTCAGATATACTTACCTAGTTTGCCTTATCTTTAGTTTCTAAATCACACATGGCCATCAttccaatcacttcttcctcaGTTTTTGATTATTCAATCACCATCACAGCCACTTTAATAGTTTTATTTCTAACGACAATTTCTAAGGTCCTCCATATATCATGAGTAGAGATACATGAGGACACCCTGAGGAGGGTGTTTCTAGACAAATTTTTGTAGAGCAAGTCCTTTGCTTTACCATTTTTCTGAACTAGCTGACGATTTTCCTCATAATATTCCTCTTCTCTTTTGTTGCACTTGTTACCTTCACCATCCAATTTGGTTGGAAGAATTGGTCCATGACTGAAAATTACCCAAAGTCAAAGTCAGTAGCCTGAAGAAATGTTTCCATACGTAGTTTCCATTCATCATAGTGGTGATCATCAAGCAAAGGAGATCTTCCAATGTGCATTCCAAGTTGTACTGGGGGTTCTGTATTCACAGCTTGGTATTCATCAATTACAGCATAGTGACTTATAACCTCATCCTCCTTTTCTTCCTCTTGATCATTCTCATTGTCCTCATATGCTTCCAAGAATGCCTGCTTCATTGCTTCAGTAAATCCTTTGACTAGGATTTTTCCTTTGTTGGAACCGTTTTCTCTCatcttttcccatttttctttgTCAGCTCGTTCTTTCCTTCGCTTGATTTCCCATATTAGACAATCCTTTACCATGTGATTTAGTTTTCCACACTTGTATCAACCATCATAATTAGCTTTGTCGAACTGCTTGTGCTTACCACTAGTCTCTCTCTTGGATGCCCTTTTGGAGTTCTTCATGAACCTCTTGAACTTGGCGAACATTGCTAGATCGGGATCATCATAGTTAGATTTATCATCCTCAGATGCTTTAAGAACCAAGGTCttattcttctttgatttttctttgcaCAGTTCTATGTTTCTCATTTCATAGGTTTTTACGTTTCCAACCAACTCATCAAGTGAGATTTTATCCAATTCCTTGGCTTCCTGAATTGCTGTGATTTTTTATTCCCATGAAGCTGGAAGAATTCTTAAAACTTTGCTAACTAACTCTTCTGAGGTAAACCAAGTGATTTCAGTTCATTGGTTATTATAGTGAACCTAGTCATCATATCCTGAATAGCTCAGACTCCTTCATTGAGAAAAACTCATAGTTTCTCATGAGTAGGTCAatccttgatctctttacttgattTGTTCCTTCATGAGCAATTTGGAGTGTATCTCATATCTGCTTTGTATTAGAGCACACAGAAATTCTATTATAATCATCAGGACTAAGTCCACAAATAAGGATTTTCTTAGCCTttgcattcttctccatcattctAAAATTTGTTGCCACAAATTCAGAAGGGTCTTTGGGAACTGTTTCATTTTGTACATTTTGTTTAGTAGGAATCAAAGGACCATGGTTAACTATGGTCTATAGTTTATAGTCTTCAGCTATCAAGAAATCTTTCATTCTTGCTTTCCACCAACTGTAATATTTTCCATTGAACAGGGGTGTTCTGGTAGTTGATTGTCCTTCATTAATTCCAGGTGGAGCACTCATCTTTCTTCCAAGATTTCTCTAGGTGTTAGCCGTGTAAATAAGAGAATctactctgataccaattattaAATTGAGTGCCCGTATGGATTGCTAAGAATTTGGTTCTTTACCGTGTTTCTTAAGCATAAAGTAAATAAGCAATAAAATGAACACAacgattttacgtggaaaatcacCCAGCTCAAAAGGTGCAAAAACCACGACTTACCACGTAGGATTTTCAACTCCAACTCCATTAGAACAATGAGCCAAAATATATCAATTATAAGACTGTAATTCAATACTCTCCAGTACTCCTACTACTCCTATTTGGTTTAAAAATTACTCTAACTTGTAAAGTAAATTTCTCAATCCAACTCACTAACTGTTTATGCCGTTGATTACAACTCAATTTCTTAAAACACATTCACTAAATTGACTCGGAGGAATACAAAAATCAAGTGCTCAACACGAGAAAAAAATAGCTTGTATCACTTTTGTTGATGTGTAAAAGGATAGTTTGGAAATCCAAAGTCAATCTTATTTAAACATGACTTGAGATTTTCTATGAGTCCTATTCAAGATCAGCTTCCTCTTTGATAGGACTCCTACTGTTCCAAGAATTCCACACGCTATGGGACTTTTGTCTCTCACTAAATATCCAAATCTTCTTAAGCAACGACCCTTATCATGTATAGCAACCATCTTCTACCAAACTCGGACCTAGGTAACTTTGAGATAAAGTTACTGTCTTGTACATATGTATAAGTATCAATCATGAAGAGCTGATCCTTTAACCTGAGGAGCTAGTTCTTCACAACAGTTAAGCAGCTACATTGAAGACCTGGTTCTTTGAGCAGTTAGTCACACTTTGTTAATCATCAAAACTTCAATACTCAACACAATATTCCAAGTCTACTAATTAGTGAAGAGAAGCTTCGGATTCAGCACAGCGCCTGGCTACCCGTGGTGTATTAACAACAGGGGCGGCTCTAAAGGCTTGGACAGTGAGGTCGTCGCCTTTGAAGGACTcaaattaattttaaattattattattattatatattatataaattatataaataattagTATAAAAAAGTGTTAcagtattttattttgtttgttattTGATTGAGGTTATTTTATATCAATAAATTCATAAATTATGATAATTTTTTTTACTGATTAATTAGTATATTTTCTTCGGttttcaattttaattttatccttttaaaataggAATTAGGTTATATATATCAACAACATAATGAATTTCTTTTACAATGTTCTCTCAAACTGCATGAACACAAAAGCATTCATGCACCAGTTTTCTTTTAGTGTAATTTGATATATTATATTAGgtaatttataatttattttagatATGCACCAATAAGTGTTACTTAATAGAACGAACTACAATTCATTTGAATTGATCATAAGGAGTAAATATTTTTGACACCGTTAATGCTCAAAACTTAAGCTATTACGTTATGTacgtttatttctttttcttgattGTGATGATAACCAAATCAAAATTTGTGGACCTCAACGTACAATAGTCCACCACTTTATTTTTTGTgctcttcttccttcttcttttttgaaaTTTGCTTGTTTTTGTCTTAAATGATTAATTTATTATTTAGAAAGTAAacattttataaaataaacttaAGGGCCTCTGAATATAATTTCGCCTTAGGCCACGAGATCCATTGAGTTGCCCCTGATTAACAGCTCTATGAGTGCACTATTGTCAACTCATCTTAAAAACAATAGATGTTCAAAAACTTACTATGAATTCAAATAAACCCAATAAATATATTCTACATTCGCCCTGCTTATATGTAATTTCCAGATAATAAGTGTAATTATTTATTAGTTGAAAAAATAAGCAGGCAATTTGCAAAGTCTCTTAATGAACTTAGCGTCTggttttatttctattttttggtAACAAGGAAATGATCACGAAAacccaataaaaaaaaaagaattatgtTAGGAAACTTGTAATAGAATATATATGCTGTATCGAAAGAAGTGAGGAATTTTAAAAAGTATTCCCTCCGCGTAAACAAAAAGTTTAAAACATAAAGAAAGATTTTTGATAAATAAGGTTACAACTTAaaaaccaaatatatatattttacctcCTTTTAAATGAGTGATGGGTTAGAATTTTACgtgtattttcatttttttttttctctccttataaaaaaatgaattttgatcTCAGTAGATCCCAAACAAGTCATGTAATGGGATACTAAGATGAATGTGAACTCCTTCTTCAGCAGCATGTCAGCCTATTGCCAGTACTTAACTTGTCCTCGTTGGCCGCCCTCCGTTCCATGAGATTTGCCCCATACTGAGGGAGAGTCGGGCTATGATACCATAATTATCACTACCCAAATCCATGGTAACATCGCCTAAGCTACCCCATTATCGAGCTCAAAAAGTGCGTCCTTCTCAACTTGTGTAGTACCTTATAAGCTCTTTATATTCCTCTCTTATTTGATGTGAAATTCATCTAAGATGATATTTGCACCTTTTTTGAGAAACTTGCAAGCCTAAAAGTTGGTCAATGCTGCTTGACCCGCCCTCGTCAAACGCCTTCCATCATGGGCATCACAACATACTAAAAagaaatatgccaaatacaataAAAAAAGGTTTAGTAACATATAATCAACGACGAGTCGACGACCATAGAGTTTTGGGGCATGAACCACTATAGCAACTGGCACAATATAATAATGAAGTGGACTTATCTCCCAGTCAgatgaaaaaaataaagaaaaagaggaatGATTAAAGAATCATACTCTATTTCGGAGATGTGTGTTTTTATGTCTTTGCTCAACAATCATTTGAATGATCAACTATAATACTGGCCTAAGGTAGTagttatatatgtatctatttgaTATTTCAACTTGAATATTATTTAAATTAAATGAACGGCAGAATCGGAACAGCACAAAATGGGAAACCCTGCTTAAAATTGGTAAAATAAATAACCTACAACTACCTCTTTAAGCTATTAGAAAAACAATGTGATTGTAAGTTGTCTAATAGCTCTGAAGCtcattaagggtgtgtttggtataaattattttcttgaaaagtaagtggtaattttattcattttctggtatttggtacgcaaattaaggaaaatgacttctcaagagtattcataaataatttagatataataaacttgaagcataaactttcaaaccaacaaccttccgaacccacaaatttcataaactttcgaaccggtAAACTTTTAAAATCgcggaatttcgaacccgtaaacttccaaatacataaacctccgaactcataattttggaacttttaaaccgataaataaaaaaattaaaactgaaaaatatatttaaaaatatattttttcgggGGAGGGGGGTGacattaaacaaaaaaaaaacaaaaatttaaattacaaaaaaaaattgtgcAGGAAGGGGGGGAGGGCAGGTGGggggtgcagaaaaacgaaaaaacagaaatttaaaattgtaaaaaaaaaaaaaaaattaaggtaaaaaaaataatttcggtggggaaggttgagaaagagttttgggaaatgttttcccttctcttgataaggaaaacactttcctccaattggaggaaaatgagttcatgaggaaaatattttccaaaacatttaagccaaccaaacatgggaaaattggaaaacattttccggaaaatgttttccttcataccaaacacaccctaagtcATTATCAATTAATACTTTTAATGTAACAATAATATTCTTCGTCTTAATTACTTCATAATTATTTGATTTAGCTTGAAGTGTATCCTGAATGTTCAATTCTTAGCCAATTCTCACAAAAACATTTTTGTTGATCTCTTTTTAAGCAGAGGCAAATCCATGATCCAGAATCAGTGGGTTCAAAATGAGTGCGGTATTAATATATGTTTCGTTTTAATTGTTTATTTGTCCATGTATATATAGTTCGACCTGAAAGCAACGAGTTAGATTGAACCTACTAAATCTACCCTAAATCCGTCTTTATGTTTAAAATCAACTTTGCTTAATGCAAGTAGTAATGGAAAATCTACTCCTAGTGTCAGTGTGTGCTGACTAATAGGATTTCAAATTATCAATCCTCATCCATAATAAGAATAATTAGGCATGATAGCTCAGTGAATATATGCCAGTATTCCACAAGAAATGTTAAAGTGTAGAGATGCCCCCATAGACTATATTCTCCTTTTATCAGCTTAATGTGAAGAGGAACTTTAAAGAATCATTGTTTGATATGCAATAtattcctctctctttttttacTTATATTCTgtatctttttctctttttcattaaGACAGGTGGAGTTGCTCTAAAACCTAATATAAGAGACAAAATGCAGTTATAGTAAATCTTTCACCTAGGAGACATTTGTTTTATTCTAATAGTAAATGTGTTGGCTTTGGTTTTGTCGAAACGATTCTTCATCCCTTAACCatatgaaagaataaattttttttaaaaaaaaagaattttttaaagttgttgacaTATTCATGTTTTCATATCTTGTTTATATGTCTTTTCAGCATATAAAAGGAATTTAGGAGCAGTCCATGTAATATTTAAACAGTGCTGCATTTCCATTTCTATCTGAATCTTGATCCTTGCTTTCTTTGTGCTGCGAgttctttttatttaatttttgttcaCAGCTCAGAATCTCGAGGAATTCATCAGTACAAGAAACTTTCAACTTCAAATACTGTTTGTTGCTGTAACTTAGTGTGCAAAACTCAACAGAACAAGTCCACTTTTCCTAGAAATAAAGTTGTAGCTTCTCTGAATAGTTTAGGATATGAGTATCCAAAGGGTTGGTACTCAAGAAAGAGTGCCAAAAAACTCAGCATATGCAAGTGATTATACTTTAGAATTCGCCAGAATGCCGGTCCAGGCTTTACATACACAAAAACAGTCATCATCATACTTGGGATTTAGTTTTCCAGCAGCAACTTCTGCAGAAGAAGTATGCCaaaagcagcagcagcagcagcagttttTTTCTAATGCTAATTCATCATCGAATAGTACTATCATCGGTCGTATTGGTTCACCATCTAGAGCATTCTTTGCCACAGAACGTTACCTTGGATTAACACAGTATGATGATCAACAAGATAATTGTTCCCAACTGTCCAAGAATTATGATTTTCAAATACCATCATATGGTTTCTTGCCTGATTCACCAGCAGAAGATTTTCATCCCAAGCTTTCCCTGCCACCATTTATCAGATCACAATTCTCGAGCAGTCAACCCTTTAGTCCTGATCATCAAGTACCTTATAGAAGTCCTTTCAGCAGTCTAACAGAAAAAGAGAGAATATTGCATCTTAAGAGAAAATTGCTTGGTGAATTCGACACGCCTTTTGATGGAAATCAAGATTTCAGTGTTAGTACTTAAAACATATAGCTGCTTCTTTTTTAGTGTTTTTTTGGTTCTTTGCTTCATATGAAGAAGCTACTGCTGCTTAAAAGACTTAAAATTGACACCATTTTGAGTTTTTTCGCTATGTTTTTACAGCTCCCTCATAATTTATGTGGTAGTCACTTGGAATATATGAGGCAAGAATCAGGATTTCCTTCGGCTAATTCTAATAATTCTGCATGTTCTGGAGGATCCGTATGCAACAAAACAAGAATCAGATGGACTCAAGATCTCCACGATCGATTTGTTGAGTGTGTAAACCGCCTAGGAGGCGCTGACAGTAAGTAATTTCAAAGAGACTTTCTATTTTCAGTTTGGTCCTCACCATTTTTAGTAAAGATTTGATTCATTCATCTTATCAGAGGCAACACCAAAGGCAATACTAAAGCTGATGGAGTCAGATGGCTTGACCATTTTTCATGTCAAAAGCCATTTGCAGGTATATATTTATACATATGAAAGAACTTCCTTTTGGTTGTCTTTTCAGTACTGTTGTATTGAGTTTTGAGGGAATATTTTCTGTTGTCATATCTATTTTGTTTGCAGAAATATCGAAATGCAAAGTACATCCCTGAACCTACAGATGGTATGTCTATTTGACTTTT
This sequence is a window from Nicotiana sylvestris chromosome 3, ASM39365v2, whole genome shotgun sequence. Protein-coding genes within it:
- the LOC104247585 gene encoding myb family transcription factor PHL5-like translates to MSIQRVGTQERVPKNSAYASDYTLEFARMPVQALHTQKQSSSYLGFSFPAATSAEEVCQKQQQQQQFFSNANSSSNSTIIGRIGSPSRAFFATERYLGLTQYDDQQDNCSQLSKNYDFQIPSYGFLPDSPAEDFHPKLSLPPFIRSQFSSSQPFSPDHQVPYRSPFSSLTEKERILHLKRKLLGEFDTPFDGNQDFSLPHNLCGSHLEYMRQESGFPSANSNNSACSGGSVCNKTRIRWTQDLHDRFVECVNRLGGADKATPKAILKLMESDGLTIFHVKSHLQKYRNAKYIPEPTDGKSEKRNCSNNVSQIDSKTGMQIKEALQMQLEVQRRLHEQLEIQRKLQLRIEEQGKQLKMIFDQQQRTTRSLLDTQNSSISTLEHDPSTLYDDMEVLVADNIRFPSKIS